One Cicer arietinum cultivar CDC Frontier isolate Library 1 chromosome 8, Cicar.CDCFrontier_v2.0, whole genome shotgun sequence DNA segment encodes these proteins:
- the LOC101489252 gene encoding protein cornichon homolog 4-like: protein MADLFGWLISFFLLIALLVLVTYQLMCLADLEFDYINPYDFSARINSVVVPEFIIQAVLSFFYIVTGHWVMSLLSVPYLYFNIRLYRQKKHLVDVTEIFNQLSWEKKQRLVKLFYLVLTLFLSVFWMIYTTLEDHNE from the exons ATGGCCGATCTATTTGGGTGGCTCATCTCCTTCTTCCTCCTTATCGCCTTGCTCGTCCTCGTCACTTATCAG CTAATGTGCCTGGCAGACCTAGAATTTGATTACATAAATCCATATGATTTCTCTGCTCGAATAAATTCGGTGGTGGTGCCTGAATTTATTATTCAAGCTGTTCTTAGCTTCTTCTACATTGTTACGGGTCATTGGGTTATGTCATTGCTCTCTGTTCCTTATCTCTACTTTAATATCCGATT GTATAGACAAAAAAAGCATTTAGTTGATGTTACTGAGATATTCAACCAGCTTTCATGGGAAAAGAAGCAACGACTCGTCAAACTCTTCTATCTTGTTTTAACCCTTTTCCTCTCTGTATTTTG GATGATCTACACAACATTGGAGGACCACAATGAGTAA
- the LOC101490450 gene encoding uncharacterized protein At4g22758, with translation MSQSSISPAIPSRRKKLPYPPPSPRRRTKNKSKFVTTLKRCSSAPLLSQGDNHEEDVDLVGHNYSFGIGGTLFRPQTFSNAFVSSPSLFASSPKIFSNEMKRYYDKEAKVVVNVTVEGSSGPIRTMVKLGSTVEDVITHVVDKYREEGRSPIIESNLASSFQLHLSYFSLQGLDKSEVIGDLSSRSLYLRKSNGESTLNSFRSESNHNLAKHNFVSLSSNPPGVVPSFIARKINKILRRAHRLWNIVVCSQ, from the exons atgTCGCAAAGCTCAATATCACCGGCGATCCCATCCCGGAGAAAAAAACTGCCGTATCCGCCACCATCGCCTCGACGTAGGACGAAAAACAAGTCAAAGTTCGTCACGACCTTGAAGCGATGCTCATCAGCGCCTCTGCTTTCACAAGGAGATAATCATGAAGAAGATGTTGATCTCGTTGGCCATAACTATTCTTTCGGAATCGGAGGGACACTTTTCCGACCTCAAACGTTTTCAAATGCCTTTGTATCTTCCCCTTCTCTCTTTGCTTCCTCTCCAAAGATTTTCTCTAATGAG ATGAAAAGGTACTACGACAAGGAAGCTAAGGTGGTGGTTAATGTGACGGTTGAAGGAAGTTCAGGACCAATTCGAACCATGGTCAAACTGGGGTCCACAGTGGAGGATGTAATAACACATGTGGTAGATAAATATAGGGAAGAAGGCAGAAGCCCTATTATCGAATCTAATTTGGCATCTTCATTTCAATTGCATCTTTCCTATTTCAGTCTCCAAG GTTTGGATAAATCAGAAGTAATTGGTGATCTAAGTAGTAGAAGTTTGTATCTACGGAAGAGTAATGGTGAATCTACATTGAATTCGTTTCGTTCGGAAAGCAATCACAATTTAGCCAAACATAACTTTGTTTCATTGTCTTCAAATCCTCCAGGGGTAGTCCCGTCTTTCATTGCgagaaaaattaacaaaattctaAGAAGAGCACATAGACTTTGGAACATTGTTGTTTGCTCGCAATGA
- the LOC101488585 gene encoding protein DETOXIFICATION 56 produces MSSTCKLQDNNLSSNHKTNKPLSPPPLLQTKKCEWNPVKTMLSEELRVQGRLALPMVVMNLAWFAKTAITTAFLGRLGELSLAGGALGFTFSNVTGFSVLNGLCGAMEPICGQAHGAKNVKLLHKTLLMTILLLLLVTIPITFMWLHIDKILIHFGQQQDISTVAGTYVYYLIPDLFVISLLCPLKAYLSSQSITLPTMFSSGVALAFHVPVNIILSKTMGLRGVSMAVWITDLIVVVLLAIYVVTLENQKVTAWKEGGWWDQSVMDWIRLIKLCGTCCLNTCMEWWCYEILVLLTGHLTNAKQALGVLAIVLNFDYLLFSVMLSLATCVSTRVSNELGANEPGRAYRSACVSLALGFIAGCTGSLVMVAARGIWGQLFSHDRGIVNGVKKTMLLMALVELFNFPLAVCGGIVRGTARPWLGMYANLGGFYFLALPLGVVFAFKLRLGLVGLFFGLLTGIVACLSLLLVFIARIKWVEEAAKAQRLASNDQVKGVPYNDAEIHGEARENNKV; encoded by the coding sequence atgtcatCAACATGTAAATTACAAGACAACAACCTTAGCTCAAACCATAAAACTAACAAACCACTTTCACCTCCTCCATTGTTACAAACTAAAAAATGCGAATGGAATCCGGTGAAGACTATGTTATCAGAGGAGCTAAGAGTTCAAGGAAGATTAGCACTTCCAATGGTTGTAATGAACTTAGCTTGGTTTGCCAAAACAGCTATCACAACAGCATTTTTGGGTCGGCTTGGGGAGCTTAGCTTAGCTGGTGGCGCACTCGGCTTCACTTTTTCTAATGTTACCGGCTTCTCTGTCTTGAATGGTCTTTGTGGTGCCATGGAACCTATTTGTGGACAAGCTCATGGTGCTAAAAACGTGAAGCTTCTTCATAAGACACTTCTCATGACAATACTTTTGTTGTTATTGGTAACAATTCCTATTACTTTCATGTGGCTTcatattgataaaattttgattcattttgGACAACAACAAGACATTTCAACTGTGGCTGGAACCTATGTTTATTATCTCATACCTGATTTGTTTGTTATCTCACTTTTGTGTCCCTTAAAAGCTTACTTGAGCTCTCAAAGCATCACTCTTCCTACCATGTTTAGTTCTGGTGTAGCACTTGCTTTTCATGTTCCTGTTAATATAATACTCTCAAAAACCATGGGTCTAAGAGGGGTTTCCATGGCTGTTTGGATAACTGATCTTATTGTTGTGGTTCTTCTGGCCATTTATGTTGTCACTTTGGAGAATCAAAAGGTAACGGCGTGGAAGGAAGGAGGGTGGTGGGATCAGAGTGTTATGGATTGGATTAGGCTAATCAAGCTTTGTGGAACTTGTTGTCTCAACACATGTATGGAGTGGTGGTGCTATGAGATTCTAGTCTTGCTTACTGGCCACTTGACAAACGCTAAGCAAGCGCTAGGAGTTTTAGCGATTGTGTTAAACTTCGATTATTTGCTTTTCTCAGTGATGTTGTCGTTGGCCACTTGTGTTTCCACCCGTGTCTCTAATGAGCTTGGTGCCAACGAACCTGGCCGTGCTTACCGGTCAGCGTGTGTGTCTCTAGCGTTGGGTTTTATCGCAGGTTGCACTGGCAGCTTGGTGATGGTGGCTGCAAGGGGAATTTGGGGGCAACTTTTCAGCCATGATAGAGGAATTGTAAATGGAGTAAAAAAGACAATGTTGTTGATGGCTCTAGTGGAATTGTTTAATTTTCCATTGGCAGTTTGTGGAGGGATAGTTCGAGGGACGGCTAGACCCTGGTTGGGTATGTATGCCAATTTGGGTGGATTTTATTTCCTGGCACTGCCCCTTGGTGTTGTTTTTGCCTTCAAACTTCGTCTTGGCCTAGTTGGACTCTTCTTTGGACTTTTAACTGGTATTGTTGCTTGCTTGTCActattattagtatttattgCTAGGATAAAGTGGGTGGAAGAAGCTGCCAAGGCACAAAGACTAGCCAGTAACGACCAAGTTAAAGGAGTTCCCTATAATGATGCAGAAATACATGGTGAGGCTCGTGAAAATAACAAAGTATAA
- the LOC101488253 gene encoding ATP-dependent Clp protease ATP-binding subunit CLPT2, chloroplastic has product MATTHYHCSSSLVLRSDPSIRLVQTLKLTNPNVSWLGPKIRVQSCSISVKSHVSVFQRRPFAATVSFSLPISNSERVSPGQEIPKWSSKAIKSIAMGELEARKLKFTTAGTEALLMGVLIEGTNLANKFLRAHGITLFKVRDEIVKILGEPDIFLQTPERPPRTDDAQRALDWAVDKKLKSVVDGGEVNTAHIVLGVWSDVDSLGHKILSNLGFNNEKAKELESSISKSAVIDD; this is encoded by the exons ATGGCTACTACGCACTACCATTGCTCCTCAAGCTTGGTACTGCGTTCGGACCCTTCAATTCGTTTGGTTCAGACATTGAAGCTAACAAACCCTAACGTTTCATGGCTAGGACCCAAAATTAGGGTTCAATCATGCAGTATCAGTGTGAAATCTCACGTGTCCGTTTTCCAGCGCCGCCCCTTCGCTGCCACCGTTTCCTTCAGTCTCCCCATCTC AAATTCAGAGCGTGTTTCACCGGGCCAGGAAATTCCCAA ATGGTCTTCTAAGGCTATAAAATCGATTGCAATGGGTGAATTGGAGGCGAGAAAACTCAAGTTTACTACTGCTGGTACCGAAGCCCTTCTCATGGGGGTTCTTATTGAAG GTACTAATCTGGCAAACAAGTTTTTGCGAGCCCATGGGATTACGCTTTTCAAGGTGCGAGATGAAATTGTGAAAATTCTTGGAGAACCTGATATATTTTTACAAACCCCCGAGCGTCCTCCAAGGACTGATGATGCTCAGAGGGCCCTTGATTGGGctgttgataaaaaattaaaatcgg TTGTTGATGGTGGGGAAGTAAACACAGCACACATAGTTCTGGGCGTTTGGTCTGATGTGGATTCCCTGGGTCACAAGATACTATCCAACCTTGGCTTTAATAACGAAAAAGCTAAAGAGCTAGAGTCTTCAATTTCTAAATCTGCTGTTATTGACGATTGA
- the LOC101490127 gene encoding deoxyribodipyrimidine photo-lyase — translation MASSPSPAMSVNPGRIRTLKEGSGKTGPVVYWMFRDQRLKDNWALIHAVHQANKSNVPVAVVFNLFDHFIGAKSRHFGFMLKGLRQLSHQLQHTLQIPFFLFRGEAEETVSKFVRECGASLLVTDMSPLREMKKCKAEICEKVSDLVTVHEVDAHNVVPLWVASDKLEYSARTIRGKINKKLSEYLVDFPNIEPPNTKWVISEDHYIDWDGIIAQVLRNGAEVPEVDWCEPGEIAAMEVLMGSKNGFLTKRLKNYSTDRNNPCKPTALSGLSPYLHFGLISAQRCALEARKLRVSHPQAVDAFLEELIVRRELADNFCFYQPHYDSLQGAWEWARKTLLDHASDKRQHNYTREQLEKAQTADRLWNASQLEMVHYGKMHGFMRMYWAKKILEWTSGPEEALEICIYLNNKYEMDGRDPSGYVGCMWSICGVHDQGWRERPVFGKIRYMNYEGCKRKFDVDRYIAYVNKIVGDVRKRKAENLLSQKEKVLRSCNPDD, via the exons ATGGCTTCGTCACCGTCACCGGCAATGTCAGTGAACCCCGGTCGCATTCGGACCCTCAAAGAAGGCTCAGGAAAAACCGGTCCGGTCGTTTATTGGATGTTCAGAGATCAACGGTTGAAAGACAATTGGGCTCTCATCCACGCCGTTCATCAAGCCAACAAATCAAACGTTCCAGTTGCCGTTGTTTTCAATCTCTTCGATCACTTCATCGGTGCAAAGTCTCGTCATTTTGGGTTCATGCTCAAAGGTTTGCGCCAATTGTCTCACCAATTGCAACACACTCTTCAAATACCCTTTTTCTTGTTTCGG ggTGAAGCAGAGGAAACTGTATCAAAATTTGTTAGAGAATGTGGAGCTTCTTTGTTGGTGACAGACATGTCACCATTACGAGAAATGAAGAAATGTAAAGCTGAGATTTGTGAGAAGGTAAGCGATTTGGTTACGGTTCATGAAGTAGACGCTCACAACGTTGTGCCACTTTGGGTAGCTTCCGATAAATTGGAGTATAGTGCTAGGACAATAAGGGGAAAGATAAACAAAAAGCTTTCTGAGTATCTCGTTGATTTTCCTAATATTGAACCGCCAAATACGAAATGGGTCATTTCTGAAGATCACTACATTGATTGGGATGGTATCATTGCTCAAGTGTTAAG GAATGGAGCTGAGGTACCTGAAGTTGATTGGTGTGAGCCTGGGGAAATTGCCGCAATGGAAGTATTGATGGGAAGTAAAAATGGATTCTTGACTAAAAGGTTGAAAAATTATTCAACAGATCGCAACAACCCGTGTAAACCAACTGCACTTTCCGGTTTATCTCCTTATTTGCATTTTGGACTGATATCTGCTCAAAGATGTGCTTTAGAAGCACGTAAGCTACGAGTTTCACATCCTCAG GCGGTTGATGCTTTCTTGGAAGAGTTGATTGTGCGGAGAGAACTTGCTGATAACTTTTGCTTCTATCAACCTCATTATGATTCATTACAAGGAGCATGGGAGTGGGCTCGGAAGACTTTACTCGATCATGCCTCTGATAAGCGACAACATAATTACAC AAGGGAGCAATTGGAGAAGGCACAGACTGCTGATCGC CTCTGGAATGCTTCTCAACTGGAGATGGTTCACTATGGTAAAATGCATGGTTTTATGCG AATGTATTGGGCAAAGAAGATACTGGAATGGACAAGTGGACCTGAAGAAGCCCTTGagatatgtatatatttaaataacaag TATGAAATGGATGGGAGGGATCCAAGTGGTTATGTTGGCTGTATGTGGTCTATATGTGGTGTACATGATCAG GGTTGGCGAGAGCGTCCTGTTTTTGGGAAAATCCGATACATGAATTATGAAGGATGCAAAAGAAAATTTGATGTTGACAGATACATTgcatatgttaataaaatagttgGTGATGTCAGGAAGAGAAAGGCAGAGAACTTGCTGTCTCAAAAGGAGAAAGTACTCCGCAGTTGCAATCCTGACGATTGA
- the LOC101489575 gene encoding uncharacterized protein At4g22758-like produces MGGTVSTSQTEKFPLQTMVTDESPLKPSKLLVNVTIENSLGAIQVLMSPEDTVSNLIKVALVTYDKEKRRPLLKEIDPNRYELHYSPYTLQSLKASEKLKNLESRKFFLCSKPSISSF; encoded by the exons ATGGGTGGAACCGTTTCTACTTCTCAAACAGAAAAGTTTCCGTTGCAAACAATGGTTACGGATGAGTCTCCTCTGAAGCCATCGAAACTTCTAGTAAACGTGACAATTGAGAATAGTTTGGGTGCAATACAAGTGTTGATGTCCCCTGAAGATACCGTTAGCAATTTAATTAAGGTAGCATTGGTAACTTATGATAAGGAGAAAAGGAGGCCTTTATTGAAGGAAATTGATCCAAACCGCTACGAACTTCACTACTCACCTTACACCCTCCAAA GTTTGAAGGCAAGTGAGAAATTGAAGAACTTGGAGTCAAGGAAGTTCTTTCTCTGCTCAAAGCCTTCCATCTCTTCTTTTTAG
- the LOC101488930 gene encoding ACT domain-containing protein ACR8 codes for MEWPASTDEYEKLLIRMSTPRVVIDNAVCSTATLVKVDSARRHGSLLDAIQVLIDLNLLIKKAYISSDGKWFMNVFHVTHQNGDKLMDESILKYIEQSLGSIHNATTNRSKGLPVLELTGTDRVGLLSEVFAVLADLQCDVVEAKVWTHNGRIASLIFVKDCNSGTTIEDSQKINKIEVLLRNVLKGDNDIRSAKTSVSMSVMHTERRLHQMMFADRDYERTPILKFTSDNTIVTVQNWVERDYTVVNVQCKDRIKLLFDVVCNLTDMEYVVFHATINTNSNRAYLEFYIRHKDGTLISSEPERQRVIQCLKASVERRASEGIQLELRTEDKQGLLAEVMRTFRENGLNVTRAEISTIGNMATNVFYVTDVVGNPADPKIIESVRQKIGSSNLEVKELPLIYNQKAESQDQAIGVGGAVLWSIGNLVRRNLYSLGLIKSCS; via the exons ATGGAGTGGCCTGCTTCTACGGATGAATACGAAAAGCTCTTAATACGGATGAGTACCCCTAG GGTTGTTATTGATAATGCCGTTTGCTCCACTGCGACATTAGTCAAG GTTGATAGCGCAAGAAGGCATGGTAGTTTACTGGATGCAATACAAGTGCTAATTGATCTGAACCTTTTAATCAAGAAAGCATATATATCCTCTGATGGCAAGTGGTTCATGAATG TTTTCCATGTCACTCATCAAAACGGAGACAAGCTAATGGACGAgagcattttaaaatatatagaaCAG TCGCTTGGGAGCATTCACAATGCGACAACGAATCGCTCAAAAGGTCTCCCCGTGCTTGAATTAACAGGAACTGATAGAGTTGGTCTTCTATCAGAGGTTTTTGCTGTACTCGCTGATCTTCAATGTGATGTGGTTGAGGCTAAGGTTTGGACTCACAATGGCCGAATTGCCTCTTTAATCTTTGTAAAAGACTGCAATTCAGGAACCACTATTGAGGACTCTCAGAAAATTAATAAGATTGAAGTGCTTTTAAGAAATGTTTTGAAGGGAGACAATGATATTAGAAGTGCAAAAACTTCTGTCTCAATGTCTGTCATGCACACTGAACGAAGGCTGCATCAAATGATGTTCGCCGATCGTGACTATGAGAGGACTCCCATTCTCAAGTTTACTTCTGATAACACTATAGTGACAGTTCAAAATTGGGTAGAAAGAGATTACACAGTTGTGAATGTTCAATGCAAGGATCGAATCAAACTATTATTTGATGTTGTATGCAATTTGACAGACATGGAGTATGTTGTGTTTCATGCAACTATCAACACAAATAGTAACCGAGCATACTTG GAGTTTTACATAAGACACAAGGATGGCACGCTAATTAGTTCAGAACCAGAGCGACAACGTGTAATTCAATGTTTAAAAGCTTCCGTGGAGAGAAGGGCATCTGAG GGTATTCAACTAGAGTTACGCACAGAAGACAAACAAGGGCTTCTAGCAGAAGTGATGAGAACCTTCAGAGAGAATGGGCTTAATGTTACAAGGGCTGAGATATCCACCATAGGAAACATGGCTACAAATGTTTTCTATGTAACAGATGTGGTTGGAAATCCAGCTGATCCGAAAATCATAGAGTCTGTTCGGCAGAAAATTGGGTCTAGCAATTTAGAAGTGAAGGAGTTACCATTGATATATAATCAGAAGGCAGAGAGTCAGGATCAAGCTATTGGAGTTGGTGGGGCAGTGTTGTGGTCTATTGGTAATCTTGTGAGAAGGAATTTGTATAGTTTGGGATTAATTAAATCATGTTCTTAA